The following DNA comes from Triticum aestivum cultivar Chinese Spring chromosome 3D, IWGSC CS RefSeq v2.1, whole genome shotgun sequence.
tctcatcggcatagtcacgactatgcccttccatcttagagatggtctcttcgtgagcctcgatcatgtcattggcttcaccaagttgttccaagagagcaacgaagtgcttcttggatttacccttgagtttacccataaaggtctcaaactcattttcctccacatttgtcccctcatgttcatcaatgctatccgtcgaagagggatgattaatgatggtagttttgatgttgggggttaccttgttggtggctttagccataaggcacttggcggtgatgttctcattgggtgagtcgaagagagacatccgtggagtcatcgcaatggcaacggaggccatgacaaccgactcaccatcttcatcatcgtcatcatcctcattgtactcttcttgtaccaccaatgccttggcaggagtcttcttggtgaagttgctcttgttggggaacgacttggccttctcctttcggatgagctttccaccattgtcttccctcttctcgtaagggcactccgcaacaaagtggatcacattgccacaattgaagcaagtcctcacccgttgcttgccctttgcgccacttgaattgttcttgttgaagtttggccttgagttcttcttgctccaaaattgccttgaagcaagagccatgtgttcatgataggcatacttcgtatcttcgaggttgccctcctcttattcctcttcatcctcttcctccatactaaccttggcctttagagcaaggttgggcttctttactctttgagagcgaagaaccgcattgtcggcggtcttgtccaagatgctcatagcaacaaactcattcaacacttcacttgaggacaaggtgtggaagtccggcctttgacgaatgacggaggacatggctttgtggtagggcatcattgccttgaggaatttgcgcttgatccaattttcatccgtgtctttacttccatgatctcggagagagaccgcgagtttggttactctccgaaaaagctcacgaggttcttcatcttctttcattgcaaactcatccgcttcatcttgcaccacttcatagttggagcgttgaatgcttgcgcttccccgatagagggaaacaacttggagccaagcatctttggccacggtgtagggccggagatgaggaagatcttcgggtgggattgcttcttggatgatgaagagagcattctcattgaattgatgatccacaacttctctaggagtgaagttacttcggtcatgcggataaaaaccttcttcaatgattctccaaaggttagtgttcacatgatttaaatgacgcttaaaacgatagacccaagaatcaaaatctacattcttctcaatcttaggggccgggccggcatgattcaaatgagtggaagggagcggtccaccatagacaggtggaggttccacatgggcaaagatgtcggtcccatttttaccactagaagaagaagctttctcgctagtagcttcccccttgtcagaggtagcatccgtcaccttgttagcgggatcacccactttcaacggtgcggtggaaagtttaagcccttctaagaatttattaaacatgcttttgacctcggtcgtcatggaggttttcaatgtgtccaacgccacattgaattcctcacgagagaccgcggttcccccatctcccgtagacgagaccggattcacaccggagtgctcctccacaccgtctatgacgtcaaccatactcttcggacggtaaagtccttaataaagagacgaggctctgataccaattgaaaggatcgatatagttgactagagggggggtgaataggcaactaacaatttttagcttttctttaccaatttaaactttgcatcaaagtaggttgtctagatatgcaactaggtgagcaacctatatgatgcaacaacaacaagcgcacaagcaagaaagggatacaacacaatataagcgtgcacaagtaaaggtaagagataaccaagagtggagccggtggatacaaggatgtgttaccgaagttccttccttttgaggggaagtacgtctccgttagagcggtgtggaggcacaatgctccccaagaagccactagggccaccgtattctcctcacgccctcacacaatgcgagatgccgtgattccactattggtgcccttgaaggcggcgaccgaacctttacaaacaaggttggggcaatctccacaacttaattggaggctcccaacaacaccacgaagcttcaccacaatggactatggctccgcggtggcctcaaccgtctagggtgctcacacatccaagagtaacaagatctgctaaGGATTAGTGGGCGGGGAGGGGGACCAAATTTCTCTtgatggaagtgtagatcggggccttctcaaccaatcccgagcaaatcaacaagtttgattggctagggagagagatcgggcgaaaatggagcttggagcaacaatggagcttttgggggaagaggtaggtcaactttggggaagaagacccccttttatagtggggggagcaatccaaccgttaccccccacttcagccccgcagagagcggtagtaccgcctgccactgggcccagagcggtactaccgcggtggtcagggcggtactaccgcgcacgagcggtactaccgcccccactgccgcggctagtaccgtaaaacccgacacggaaaaagacccctcgaatcgaggcggtactagcacgaagccgcagcggtactacggctgggggctacagcggtactaccgccgtggAGCTTTactgccgcttgtagcacccaagcggtactaccgctccggcccgcggtactaccgctgggaccagagagggcacactgagagaggggaacgagctcatcatcgaagcggaaaggctcggagggtgtgcaaaggaagtgtacgtgatgattccaccctagcctttccaaagcggacctcctcttgatagtacggtgatccctgcgaaactagtccaccaaactaattagaaaggactacaccgtcttcgcttcaaactccgagggagggaatcgtctcgtgccaagatGTGCAGGTATACTCAGCAGGTAGTACAAGATGCAGACCCAGATTCATCTCGCATCGGCATTGTTCATATGTTCGATGTAATTTCGTTATCATTACTGCTGAAATTACAGTACAAGATTAAAGCATGGTGCTCAATATTAATCCCATCCCTGCTGTCCGGGATTGTATGGTGTACTAGCTTCGACTAATCATTCCATCTGCCGCGGcatggtgcccccccccccatgtTAAATTTATCCGATAATTATTTATGGTTAAGTATATGTATCTAGTAACTATCATTTGCATCATGTGATCACATATACATGATGTAGTAAGGTTTTATTTGCTAATGAAAttgaatttttgattttttttatcttTATAATATTTTTCACGAAGTATTTATGCTACCCTCATTCGCCCTAGCTAGCTAGGGCCACCATGATTCCAGGGCCGGCCCTGGAAGCAGTGTGGGAAGAAGTTGGAGATGACATGTGTACTCAGTTGGATAAGCATGTGATCCCGGTCGGGATTGTACTATGAGGTGTGGTCAGTTAGGTAAACATGTTTATTTCAGACTCTTCTCTTAATTAAATGTGCATTGAGAAAAGGACAGTTGGATGTCTTTTTTTTTGATTGAGGGAGGACAGTAGGATGTCGGTATAACATTTTGCGTGTGTCCCTATGGATATCGAGGGCTATACCACGCCTCCGTCGACCGGAAGAGGATACTCTACCGTTCGGCAGCCCGCCGTTCTACCACTGGCATGTGGGCTTGTTGGgaacctggcccacatgtcagcggccCAACGTCACCTAGCGCAGGGCAGAGGAGCCGTGTCCCCGTCGACCACGGACGCGTTCTGCTCTGCTCGTCGTGACGCGGCGGCGCACCGCACCGGCCCGCTCGCTGTTTTCTCTCTCTCGTTGGGGCACGGGAGAATTCCTGTCGGTGCTGCGGGCCACGTGAGGAGTCAAACGCCGGCAGCGCGTGTCATGTCAGTGGGAAAAGGCCACCGCCACACCGCCACAGCGCGGCGTCCCACCCGCACGGTCGGTCACCGTCACCGGCCCCGCCCGGAGCTTTCCCCGTAatcccatcccatcccatcccCCACGCGCTCCCCGCCACCCCCACTTCCACCTTCTTCTAGGAGTACCTCTCTCTCTCCACGGAGTACATCCAGCCAGCCAgcctcgctctctctctccttcctccctcGAGCGCCGACAGATCCCAGCCGGCCTGCCCGGGATGGCGTCGACGACGGCGTACGCGCGGCCGTCCAAGCTGCCGGGTGCGGGCCCGGGGGAGCggaggccggcgccgccgcggcTCATCAGGGCCTTCCTCGCCTCCGGCGCCAAGATCGAGCCCCGGAAGCTCGCCGCCGGCCTGCTCGCCGGCTGCTGCCTCGCGCTCCTCACCTACGTCTCCCTCGCCAAGCTCTACGCCGTCTACTCCCCCGTCTTCGGTGCGCCCCCTCCGTCCCGATCCACCAATTACTCCGCTGTACTGTAGTACTGTACCACATTCGATTCGATCTAACAATTGCTGCTTTGCTGCTGCTGATtccgccgccagccaccacctCGGCCCTGCTCCAGAACgccccgccgtcgtcctcctcggcGCCGGGGGCGGTGGCCGCCCCGCGTCCGCCCGAAGAACCCGCATTTACTGGCGGCAACAACGGCGGCGCCGTGGATCGCGTCGATCTGACGGAGAAGGGCCCGGGGACGGCGGGCTCTCGAGAGCCCGGGGTGCCGGAGGCGGTCTCAAGGAAGGAACACGCCGAGAAGGCGCCGGCGCCGGCCAACACCTCGGCGCCAATGCCATGTAAGGGAATCTCTTCTTGagccctcttttttctttttcttggcaccTTAATTAACAAATGGAAGGAAAACAGAGCAAAATTATCACtccgaggcaggcaggcaggcagcctcTTTCAGAGATTCAATGCTCTGTGCTCTGCAATCTGGGCAAAAATTggttgctcccaccactattcccACTTCAATTAGTAATTTTTTCCCCGGATTAGTAGTTTTGTTAGAAATGTGCTAGATCTTTGTATAGAAAAAGAAAATGTGCTACATCTTTTTATACATTCAATGCTCTGTACTCCGCAATCTTGGCAAAAATTGGTTGCCCCCACCATAATGCCCACTTCAGTTAATTTTTTCTCCAGATTAGTAGTAGTTTTTAGAAATGTGCTAGATCTTCttataaaaaaagaaaatgtgCTAGATCTCTGTGTAGATAAAGAAATGTGCTTGCTAGATCTGCTGCGTTCTAATGCGACTCTTGATGGTGGATTCAGCTCAGGGAGAAAGgaagagcaacagcagcagcaatgtCGCCGCCGGTCCGATGAGCTGCGACGAAAATGGCGTGGACGAGGGGTTCCCCTACGCGCGGCCGGCGGTCTGCGAGCTGTCCGGCGACATCCGTGTCAGCCCCAGCCAGAAGACCATGTACCTCGTCAacccgtccggcggcggcggcttcgacgAGAAGGGCGAGAAGCGGCTACGGCCGTACGCCCGGAACGACGACTTCCTCCTGCCTGCCGTGGTGGAGGTGACTGTCAAGTCTGTCTCCTCCCCTGAGGCTGCCCCACAGTGCACGAGGCAGCATCGCGTCCCCGCGGTCGTGTTCTCCGTCGCAGGGTACACGGACAACTTCTTCCACGACAACACGGACGCGCTGATCCCGTTGTTCCTCACGACGGCGCACCTGAAAGGCGAGGTGCAGCTGCTGATCACCAACTACAAGCCGTGGTGGGTGCAAAAGTACACGCCGCTGCTGCGCAAGCTCTCCAACTACGACGTGATCAActtcgacgccgacgccgacgtgcactGCTTCTCCCGCGGGTACCTCGGCCTGTACCGCGACCGCGACCTCATCATCGCCCCTCACCCGACCCGCAACCCGCGCAACTACACCATGGTGGACTACACGCGCTTCCTCCGAGCCGCGTACGGGCTCCGCCGCGACCAGCCGGCAGTGCTCGGGGCGGAGCCCGGAATGCAGCCCCGGATGCTGATCATCTCGCGCGCCGGCACGCGCAAGCTGCTGAACCAGGACGAGGTGGCCGCCGCCGCGTCGGAGCTCGGGTTCAACGTGACCGTGGCCGAGGCCGGCGACGACGTGCCGGCGTTCGCGGCCCTGGTGAACTCCGCCGACGTCCTTCTGGCCGTGCACGGTGCCGGGCTGACCAACCAGATCTTCCTGCCGACCAACGGGGTGGTGCTGCAGATCGTGCCGTGGGGGAACATGGACTGGATGGCGACCAACTTCTACGGGCAGCCGGCGCGGGACATGCAGCTCCGGTACGTGGAGTACTACATCGACGAGGAGGAGACGAGCCTCAAGGACAAGTACCCCAGGGATCACGTGGTGTTCAAGGACCCCAAGGCCCTCCACAAGCAGGGGTGGCAGGCGCTCGCCGACACCATCATGAAGCAGGACGTCAAGGTGAACATGACCAGGTTCCAGCCCTTCTTGCTCCAGGCCATGGACGAGCTACAGGAGTAGCAGCATCGTCTCCCCAGCCAGCCCAGGTAAACTCACATCACAGCCACCAAAAACTGTACAACAAGCAAGCACAACAAGGAGAAATGCAGACTAATGTGATTCTAGGACTAgttgctactactgctgctgccgGAAAGGGTGAT
Coding sequences within:
- the LOC123076851 gene encoding beta-1,2-xylosyltransferease XAX1, which encodes MASTTAYARPSKLPGAGPGERRPAPPRLIRAFLASGAKIEPRKLAAGLLAGCCLALLTYVSLAKLYAVYSPVFATTSALLQNAPPSSSSAPGAVAAPRPPEEPAFTGGNNGGAVDRVDLTEKGPGTAGSREPGVPEAVSRKEHAEKAPAPANTSAPMPSQGERKSNSSSNVAAGPMSCDENGVDEGFPYARPAVCELSGDIRVSPSQKTMYLVNPSGGGGFDEKGEKRLRPYARNDDFLLPAVVEVTVKSVSSPEAAPQCTRQHRVPAVVFSVAGYTDNFFHDNTDALIPLFLTTAHLKGEVQLLITNYKPWWVQKYTPLLRKLSNYDVINFDADADVHCFSRGYLGLYRDRDLIIAPHPTRNPRNYTMVDYTRFLRAAYGLRRDQPAVLGAEPGMQPRMLIISRAGTRKLLNQDEVAAAASELGFNVTVAEAGDDVPAFAALVNSADVLLAVHGAGLTNQIFLPTNGVVLQIVPWGNMDWMATNFYGQPARDMQLRYVEYYIDEEETSLKDKYPRDHVVFKDPKALHKQGWQALADTIMKQDVKVNMTRFQPFLLQAMDELQE